In one Cronobacter dublinensis subsp. dublinensis LMG 23823 genomic region, the following are encoded:
- a CDS encoding IS3 family transposase (programmed frameshift) — protein MKKRFSDEQIISILREAEAGVSARELCRKHAISDATFYTWRKKYGGMEVPEVKRLKSLEEENARLKKLLAEAMLDKEALQVALGRKLLTTGQKREAVEFMCDATGLSQRRACRLTGLSLSTCRYEAQRPAVDAHLSERIIELALERRRFGYRRIWQLLRREGLQVNHKRVYRLYHLSGLGVKRRRRRKGLATERLPLLRPEAPNLTWSMDFVMDALATGRRIKCLTCVDDFTKECLTITTAFGISGVQVTRILDSIALFRGYPATIRTDQGPEFTCRVLDQWAFEHGVELRLIQPGKPTQNGFIESFNGRFRDECLNEHWFSDIVHARKIINDWRQDYNECRPHSALNYQTPSEFAARWRNEKYEDKQTDITN, from the exons ATGAAGAAGCGTTTTTCCGACGAACAGATCATCAGTATCCTCCGCGAGGCTGAAGCCGGGGTTTCTGCCCGTGAGCTCTGCCGTAAGCACGCCATTTCCGACGCCACCTTTTACACCTGGCGCAAGAAGTATGGCGGTATGGAGGTGCCCGAGGTTAAGCGCCTGAAGTCGCTTGAGGAAGAGAACGCCAGACTCAAGAAGCTGCTTGCCGAAGCCATGCTGGATAAGGAGGCGCTTCAGGTGGCTCTGGGGCGAAAGT TACTGACGACAGGCCAGAAGCGGGAAGCCGTTGAGTTTATGTGTGATGCAACCGGTCTGTCGCAACGTCGAGCCTGCAGGCTTACAGGTTTGTCTCTGTCGACCTGCCGCTACGAGGCTCAGCGTCCGGCGGTTGATGCGCATTTATCAGAGCGCATTATTGAGCTGGCACTGGAGCGCAGGCGTTTTGGCTACCGCCGCATCTGGCAATTACTGCGCCGTGAAGGCCTTCAGGTTAATCACAAGCGCGTGTACCGTCTTTATCATCTCAGCGGGCTGGGCGTAAAACGCAGACGACGTCGTAAAGGACTGGCAACGGAACGTCTGCCGCTGCTCCGCCCGGAAGCGCCCAACCTGACCTGGTCGATGGATTTCGTCATGGACGCACTGGCCACCGGTCGCAGGATAAAGTGCCTGACCTGTGTGGACGACTTCACGAAGGAGTGCCTGACAATTACCACAGCATTCGGGATTTCAGGCGTTCAGGTCACGCGTATACTGGACAGCATTGCACTGTTTCGAGGCTATCCGGCGACAATAAGAACTGACCAGGGGCCGGAGTTTACCTGCCGCGTACTGGATCAATGGGCCTTTGAGCATGGTGTTGAGTTGCGCTTAATCCAGCCGGGCAAGCCAACGCAGAACGGATTTATTGAGAGCTTTAACGGACGATTTCGCGATGAATGTCTGAATGAGCACTGGTTCAGCGATATCGTTCACGCCAGGAAAATCATTAATGACTGGCGGCAGGATTATAACGAGTGTCGTCCACATTCGGCACTGAATTATCAGACGCCATCAGAGTTTGCAGCACGGTGGCGAAATGAAAAATATGAAGATAAACAAACCGACATTACTAACTGA
- a CDS encoding YbfB/YjiJ family MFS transporter gives MLSGHKFLALSGFSLIAAAYGLARFSWGLQLPAVIRDIPMSSTLVGALSAASFAAYGVASVIASLCTARTGPRLPSLLAGVFAIIGLAILAKASGPLWLLAGVICGGVSSGLVSPPMAEAVNRDVAPAQRPGVNTVINAGTGGGIIVSALAVLLMPGQWREIWLLFAAIAVVPTLMAMRAMPAGASDERVSLRHPMAAVRQPALRPPLIVALLSGVVSAAYWSFGPLMFASLADKPARDITLLWLVTGAAGCFGVLTGALIGRVGINSAHRLMQILTLLAFSLLAFSDVLPWLSWGVAALYGFAYITLSGVLLVSGVEAAGQFPAAGLGAVFLLLAIGQMAGSALFGALLDGVGPKMALGIFGALAVVALVLPATRVK, from the coding sequence TTGCTGTCAGGACATAAATTTCTCGCCCTGAGCGGGTTTTCGCTGATTGCCGCCGCGTATGGTCTGGCGCGTTTCTCCTGGGGATTGCAGCTGCCCGCCGTCATTCGCGATATCCCGATGTCTTCAACGCTCGTCGGCGCGCTGTCGGCGGCGTCGTTCGCGGCTTATGGCGTGGCGAGCGTTATCGCCTCGCTCTGTACCGCGCGTACCGGGCCCCGTTTACCGTCACTGCTGGCTGGCGTCTTCGCCATTATCGGCTTAGCGATCCTCGCGAAGGCGTCCGGCCCGCTCTGGCTGCTGGCCGGCGTTATCTGCGGCGGCGTCAGTTCAGGCCTGGTGTCGCCGCCGATGGCTGAAGCGGTGAACCGTGACGTCGCGCCCGCGCAGCGCCCGGGCGTGAATACGGTTATCAATGCCGGTACCGGCGGGGGGATTATCGTCTCTGCGCTGGCCGTTCTGCTGATGCCGGGGCAGTGGCGCGAGATCTGGCTGCTCTTTGCGGCGATCGCAGTCGTCCCGACATTGATGGCGATGCGCGCCATGCCCGCGGGTGCCTCCGACGAGCGCGTCTCACTGCGCCACCCGATGGCGGCGGTCCGACAGCCCGCGCTGCGCCCGCCGCTCATCGTCGCGCTGTTAAGCGGCGTGGTGAGCGCGGCGTACTGGTCTTTCGGACCGCTGATGTTCGCCTCGCTTGCCGATAAACCCGCGCGCGATATCACACTGCTGTGGCTGGTGACCGGCGCGGCGGGGTGCTTCGGGGTGCTTACCGGCGCACTGATTGGGCGCGTCGGCATTAATTCCGCCCACCGGCTGATGCAAATTCTGACGCTGCTGGCCTTCAGCCTGCTGGCGTTCTCGGACGTTCTGCCGTGGCTAAGCTGGGGTGTCGCGGCACTGTATGGCTTTGCGTATATCACGCTCTCCGGCGTGCTGTTGGTGAGCGGTGTCGAGGCGGCGGGTCAGTTTCCGGCCGCCGGGCTCGGCGCGGTGTTTCTGCTGCTGGCGATCGGTCAAATGGCGGGATCTGCGCTGTTCGGCGCGCTGCTGGATGGCGTCGGGCCGAAGATGGCGCTGGGGATTTTCGGCGCGCTGGCAGTGGTGGCGCTCGTCTTACCGGCCACGCGGGTGAAATAA